The proteins below come from a single Edaphobacter acidisoli genomic window:
- a CDS encoding S9 family peptidase, whose amino-acid sequence MTQEALTPPLARKDPTPTTLHGQTLEDDYRWMRDKSSPEVITYLEAENAYTSAIMKPTESLQGKLYAEMLSHIKETDESVPYRDSNWYYYIRTVEGSQYAIYCRKTASGSEYDESQPEQILLDVNKLAEGQPFMSLGALTVSPDGTKLAYSTDNTGFRQYTLHIRDLNTGNDLPDTAERTGSIAWAADSHTLFYTTEDEVTKRQDKLFRHRLGDAAIDDALIYEESDERFNIGIGKTRDGKYLLLEAGSHTTTEYSYLDATTPGGVFLVIAPRVDEQEYYVEHRDGLFYIRTNDVGKNFRVVTVPVDGGGRESWTELIALDPENPLEDFEVFQSFTASTRRKLGLPVLTVTLMNANGALGESKEIAFPEPAYSAGAQINREFDTQRFRYAYQSLVSPASVYDYDIHAGTSKLLKQQEVPGGFDSSRYASERLWVTADDGVKVPVSLVYRRDSFKRDGTNPVYVYGYGSYGYPLPISFGPSRLSLLDRGVVMAYAHIRGGGEMGDAWHDAGKMQVKKNTFSDFIAVTEYLVAKSYGAQDRVAIEGGSAGGLLMGAVVNQRPDLFSVVLSHVPFVDVMNTMLDSSLPLTVGEYEEWGNPNEPEAFAYMRSYSPYDNLKQSSYPAMLVKTSLNDSQVMYWEPAKYVAKLRTLKTNDSPLLLHINMDAGHGGASGRYDYLKEIAFDYAFLLTQLGIEK is encoded by the coding sequence GCATACACCAGCGCCATCATGAAGCCAACCGAATCGCTTCAAGGCAAGCTGTATGCCGAAATGCTGTCTCACATCAAGGAGACCGACGAATCTGTCCCGTACCGCGACAGCAACTGGTACTACTACATCCGCACCGTCGAAGGCAGCCAATACGCTATCTATTGCCGGAAGACCGCTTCGGGATCGGAGTACGACGAGTCACAGCCAGAGCAGATCTTACTCGATGTCAATAAGTTGGCCGAGGGGCAGCCCTTCATGTCACTCGGTGCGCTAACCGTCAGCCCTGACGGCACGAAGCTCGCCTATTCGACCGACAACACCGGCTTCCGACAATACACCCTGCACATCCGCGACCTGAACACCGGAAACGACCTGCCGGACACTGCCGAGCGCACCGGCTCCATCGCCTGGGCTGCCGACTCGCACACGCTCTTCTATACCACCGAAGACGAAGTAACGAAGCGCCAGGACAAACTCTTCCGCCATCGCCTCGGAGACGCCGCCATAGACGACGCACTGATCTACGAAGAAAGCGATGAGCGCTTCAACATCGGCATCGGCAAGACGCGCGACGGCAAATATCTGCTGCTGGAAGCAGGCAGCCACACCACAACCGAGTACAGCTATCTGGACGCAACAACGCCTGGAGGCGTCTTCCTCGTCATCGCCCCACGCGTGGACGAGCAGGAGTACTACGTCGAGCACCGCGACGGTCTGTTCTACATCCGCACCAACGACGTAGGAAAAAACTTCCGCGTGGTAACAGTGCCCGTAGACGGAGGAGGGCGCGAATCGTGGACGGAACTGATCGCGCTCGACCCCGAGAATCCCCTCGAAGACTTCGAGGTGTTCCAATCGTTCACGGCCAGCACACGCCGAAAGCTCGGCCTGCCTGTTCTAACCGTTACACTGATGAACGCCAATGGCGCACTCGGCGAATCAAAAGAGATCGCCTTCCCCGAGCCCGCCTACAGCGCTGGCGCTCAGATCAACCGCGAATTCGACACGCAGAGATTCCGCTACGCATATCAGTCGCTGGTATCGCCAGCCTCAGTCTATGACTACGACATCCACGCCGGAACCTCAAAACTGCTCAAGCAACAAGAAGTCCCCGGAGGATTCGACTCGTCTCGCTACGCATCGGAGCGGCTCTGGGTGACAGCAGACGACGGCGTGAAGGTGCCTGTGTCACTCGTCTACCGGCGCGACAGCTTCAAGCGCGACGGAACGAATCCCGTCTACGTCTACGGCTACGGCTCCTACGGCTATCCGCTGCCGATCAGCTTTGGTCCATCGCGTCTGTCGCTGCTCGACCGCGGCGTCGTCATGGCCTACGCGCACATCCGCGGCGGTGGCGAGATGGGCGATGCGTGGCACGACGCCGGCAAGATGCAGGTGAAAAAGAATACCTTCTCCGATTTCATCGCCGTCACCGAATATCTAGTGGCCAAAAGCTACGGCGCACAAGACCGCGTAGCCATTGAGGGCGGAAGCGCGGGCGGACTGCTCATGGGTGCTGTCGTCAACCAGCGCCCCGATCTCTTCAGCGTAGTGCTTTCACACGTGCCATTCGTCGACGTGATGAACACCATGCTCGATTCGAGCCTGCCGCTGACTGTCGGCGAGTACGAAGAGTGGGGCAACCCGAACGAACCCGAGGCATTCGCATATATGCGGTCGTATTCGCCCTACGACAATTTGAAGCAGAGCTCGTACCCGGCGATGCTGGTGAAGACCAGCCTGAACGACTCGCAGGTCATGTACTGGGAGCCCGCAAAGTACGTGGCAAAGCTGCGAACCCTGAAGACGAACGACTCTCCCCTGCTGCTGCACATCAACATGGACGCAGGCCACGGCGGCGCATCCGGGCGCTACGACTATCTGAAAGAGATCGCCTTCGACTACGCGTTTCTGCTGACGCAGTTAGGCATAGAAAAATAA